Proteins from a genomic interval of Symmachiella macrocystis:
- a CDS encoding tetratricopeptide repeat protein produces the protein MTPLKFSFHWIDENGNAKGFLAKKGVLDAEMLKLDDTDIPIIVILEAEVRSNLLILSVLTDEDQSAHLGIQTSKAKQLKTELGRLRSSAWAKAHRESLEDKGLGHTFHHATCPNCAAVVNLTDMATTPQISCQFCDTLSTIAPPPNDEGEVQPSCDRDYRLCDECGMYSKPRQFTIFYFYFLLVVYGFQSSKTWRCPGCMRGEAWKMLFGNLIFILGIPVALVQLFRSYGGTDVGGPFPGLDRANLRARKGDLEGAVTAYREILNRHPISAGVKYNIGLALLAQDRQGDAVKLFESSLADCANYQPAAVMLAHCYEQLGESDKLAALKSQWEASEENDDDNAVVEATAKNDQPAALE, from the coding sequence ATGACACCGCTGAAATTCAGTTTTCACTGGATCGACGAAAACGGAAATGCAAAGGGCTTTTTGGCGAAGAAGGGTGTTCTCGATGCTGAAATGCTGAAGTTGGATGATACAGATATCCCGATCATCGTGATTCTCGAAGCGGAGGTGCGGAGCAATTTGTTGATTCTGTCGGTCCTGACCGATGAGGATCAATCTGCTCATTTAGGGATTCAGACGTCCAAGGCTAAACAATTAAAAACGGAATTGGGGCGACTACGTAGCTCGGCCTGGGCGAAGGCGCATCGCGAAAGTCTGGAAGACAAAGGGCTGGGACATACGTTTCATCACGCAACGTGTCCGAATTGCGCAGCCGTCGTGAATTTGACGGACATGGCGACGACACCGCAAATCAGTTGCCAATTTTGCGATACGCTATCAACGATCGCCCCCCCACCGAACGACGAGGGAGAAGTCCAACCCAGTTGTGACCGCGACTATCGGCTGTGCGACGAGTGCGGCATGTATAGTAAGCCGCGGCAGTTCACGATTTTCTACTTCTACTTTTTGCTCGTGGTTTATGGATTTCAGTCGAGCAAGACGTGGCGCTGTCCCGGATGTATGCGCGGTGAAGCGTGGAAGATGTTGTTTGGAAACCTGATTTTTATCTTGGGTATTCCGGTTGCGCTTGTGCAGTTGTTCCGTTCGTATGGCGGAACCGATGTGGGAGGGCCGTTCCCGGGACTGGACCGCGCCAACTTGCGTGCCCGCAAAGGGGATTTGGAAGGAGCTGTCACCGCCTACCGCGAAATCCTCAATCGCCATCCGATTTCAGCCGGTGTGAAATACAACATCGGCTTGGCGCTATTGGCGCAAGATCGCCAGGGCGATGCGGTGAAGCTATTCGAATCTTCGCTAGCAGACTGTGCTAACTATCAACCAGCCGCTGTGATGCTGGCTCACTGCTATGAACAACTGGGTGAATCGGATAAGCTGGCGGCGTTGAAGTCGCAATGGGAAGCCTCTGAGGAAAACGATGACGACAACGCAGTCGTCGAAGCGACCGCAAAGAATGATCAGCCGGCGGCATTGGAATGA
- a CDS encoding CPBP family intramembrane glutamic endopeptidase: protein MQRTPDNPALASAPRRIAHAVALLVVFAAIVVCVKWIDVSSFARWQTELLYWNYAAHVLMIAVAIGASLTLKRRWAEYGLTGHGWKRGVLIGLCSGATLALLPLLLEGVFGQLALQSRIAGYWISTIVFQVLFVGFGEELLFRGFFQAEWNRVFARRFHIGRVRFGFGLLATALLFGIAHWLNPFNPLRDRFALDWPALFFTTNAGLILGFSRELTGSLVAAVLVHVAADVYPALFLKGTPGGIGMAVGWGVAVAVLIFAAHSWVDGDATPAEPQGD, encoded by the coding sequence ATGCAGCGCACGCCCGATAACCCCGCGCTCGCATCCGCCCCGCGACGCATCGCGCATGCTGTTGCGCTATTGGTCGTATTTGCAGCGATTGTAGTGTGTGTGAAATGGATCGACGTGTCATCCTTTGCACGTTGGCAAACAGAGTTGCTGTATTGGAATTACGCGGCGCACGTCCTCATGATCGCCGTCGCCATCGGGGCGTCGCTCACTTTGAAACGCCGTTGGGCCGAATACGGTCTGACAGGTCACGGCTGGAAGCGGGGCGTGCTCATTGGGTTGTGCAGTGGAGCGACTTTGGCTCTGCTCCCATTGTTGCTGGAAGGGGTCTTCGGTCAATTGGCACTTCAAAGCCGGATTGCGGGTTATTGGATAAGCACGATCGTGTTTCAAGTCCTGTTTGTTGGTTTTGGTGAAGAACTATTGTTTCGTGGTTTTTTCCAGGCGGAATGGAATCGCGTTTTTGCGCGGCGATTCCACATCGGCCGGGTCCGTTTCGGCTTTGGACTCTTAGCAACCGCCCTGCTCTTTGGGATTGCGCATTGGTTGAATCCCTTTAACCCACTGCGCGATCGTTTCGCGCTGGATTGGCCGGCACTGTTTTTTACAACCAACGCCGGATTGATCCTGGGTTTTTCCCGCGAGTTGACAGGAAGCTTGGTCGCTGCTGTATTGGTTCACGTGGCGGCTGATGTCTATCCAGCGCTGTTCCTCAAAGGCACACCCGGTGGAATCGGGATGGCGGTCGGTTGGGGAGTCGCCGTGGCGGTGTTGATCTTCGCCGCCCATTCTTGGGTCGATGGTGATGCAACTCCAGCTGAACCGCAGGGCGACTAA
- a CDS encoding elongation factor G, giving the protein MSNHQVADLRNVALVGHGAVGKTTLADLMLFKAGVGKRAGSVDDGSSVLDIDEEEKHCKHSVSSGMVHFDHAGKRINVFDTPGYPDFIGQAIGVLQAVETALIVVSAGSGVQVNTRRMFNEAGKAGLARAVVINKMDSENIQFEELLDGIQQMFGAQCVPLNLPVGLGHDFSGVVSTLSVPSEVPAGTVMDPAEINQQVMDAIVEADEALMERFLEGEKLAPEEIGAGLTKAIAAGTLIPVYCVSAKSDIGVSELMDGLAASALPPTAITRTARNADGEEVPLTVSADGPFVARVFKTRIDPFISKMSYLKIYSGSLHKDTSVHSNSLDKTLKIGHLLDVQGGQQEAVDSAAAGDIVVVSKMDDLHVGDTLNDGKSGLSMPPIKFPTPMIELAAEPKSRSDQQKISGALQKVDEEDQTFLLRRDSQTKELVIQGMSELHLQIVLERLLVRDKVEVVTHQPKIPYRETVNGEAEGHYRHKKQSGGSGQFGEVHCRVSPCPHDIDPEEYFNKTRFVHMREYHYDPDLNFAFVDRITGGSIPNQFIPAVEKGVRERMERGVLAGYQVQDVVVELFFGKDHPVDSNETAFKMAGSLCFRNLFQEAKPSLLEPIVHVEITIPDENLGDITSDLNGRRGRVEGMDTAPGGYQVIIAHAPLSEMMTYARTLSSMTSGQGSFTMELSHYDMVPPNEQAKIIAAAKKGDDEDE; this is encoded by the coding sequence ATGTCCAATCATCAAGTCGCAGATCTTCGCAATGTTGCACTCGTGGGCCACGGAGCTGTCGGGAAAACGACACTGGCCGATCTGATGTTGTTCAAAGCCGGCGTCGGGAAGCGGGCCGGCTCCGTCGACGACGGTTCGAGCGTATTGGACATCGACGAAGAAGAAAAGCATTGCAAGCACTCGGTCTCCTCAGGCATGGTCCATTTTGATCACGCTGGTAAACGGATTAACGTGTTTGACACGCCGGGATACCCCGACTTCATTGGTCAGGCAATCGGCGTACTGCAAGCTGTCGAAACCGCTCTCATTGTGGTCAGCGCCGGCTCCGGCGTGCAGGTCAATACGCGGCGGATGTTCAACGAAGCGGGTAAAGCCGGTCTGGCGCGCGCGGTTGTGATTAATAAAATGGATTCCGAAAATATCCAATTCGAGGAACTCCTCGACGGCATTCAGCAGATGTTCGGTGCGCAATGCGTCCCGCTGAACCTGCCGGTCGGATTAGGCCATGATTTTAGCGGCGTGGTCAGTACGCTGTCTGTGCCGAGTGAAGTCCCGGCCGGGACCGTGATGGATCCAGCGGAAATCAATCAGCAAGTGATGGACGCCATTGTCGAAGCCGACGAGGCGTTGATGGAACGGTTTCTGGAAGGCGAGAAACTCGCCCCCGAGGAAATCGGCGCCGGCCTGACCAAAGCCATTGCCGCTGGCACGTTGATTCCCGTCTATTGCGTCAGTGCCAAAAGCGACATCGGTGTGAGTGAATTGATGGACGGTCTCGCCGCCTCGGCGCTGCCCCCCACAGCCATCACCCGCACGGCGCGCAATGCCGACGGCGAGGAAGTCCCGCTGACCGTTTCTGCGGACGGCCCTTTTGTCGCGCGGGTCTTTAAAACACGCATCGACCCGTTTATCTCCAAGATGAGCTATCTCAAGATCTACTCCGGGTCGCTGCACAAGGATACGTCGGTGCATAGCAACAGCTTGGACAAGACGCTCAAAATCGGCCATCTGTTAGATGTCCAAGGAGGCCAACAAGAGGCCGTCGACTCTGCTGCGGCCGGCGATATCGTTGTTGTTTCTAAAATGGACGACCTGCACGTCGGCGATACGCTCAATGACGGCAAATCCGGGTTGTCGATGCCTCCCATCAAATTCCCCACGCCAATGATCGAATTGGCGGCGGAGCCCAAAAGCCGTTCCGACCAACAGAAGATTTCCGGCGCTCTGCAAAAGGTCGACGAAGAGGACCAAACGTTCCTGCTCCGCCGCGATTCCCAAACCAAGGAGTTGGTGATCCAAGGCATGAGCGAACTGCATTTGCAGATCGTGTTGGAACGGTTGCTCGTACGCGACAAAGTGGAAGTCGTGACGCACCAACCGAAAATCCCTTATCGTGAAACCGTCAACGGCGAGGCCGAAGGCCACTATCGGCACAAAAAACAATCGGGCGGTTCCGGCCAATTCGGCGAAGTGCACTGCCGTGTCTCCCCCTGTCCGCACGATATCGACCCCGAAGAATACTTCAATAAAACGCGGTTCGTCCACATGCGGGAATATCATTACGATCCCGATTTGAACTTTGCGTTCGTCGACCGCATCACCGGCGGTTCCATTCCCAACCAATTCATCCCCGCCGTCGAAAAGGGAGTCCGGGAACGGATGGAGCGGGGCGTGCTGGCCGGATATCAAGTACAGGATGTCGTCGTGGAGTTGTTCTTCGGCAAAGACCATCCCGTGGACAGCAACGAAACGGCCTTCAAAATGGCCGGCAGCCTTTGCTTTCGCAACCTGTTCCAAGAGGCCAAACCCTCGCTATTGGAACCGATTGTGCATGTCGAAATCACCATTCCCGACGAAAATCTGGGCGATATCACTAGCGACCTCAATGGCCGCCGCGGCCGCGTCGAAGGCATGGACACCGCCCCGGGCGGGTACCAAGTGATCATCGCCCATGCCCCGCTGTCAGAAATGATGACCTACGCCCGCACGCTCTCCAGCATGACCAGCGGGCAAGGCTCCTTCACCATGGAACTAAGCCACTACGACATGGTCCCCCCCAACGAACAAGCCAAAATCATCGCCGCCGCGAAGAAGGGAGATGACGAGGACGAGTGA
- a CDS encoding prephenate dehydrogenase, producing the protein MPQSSLKSTGRFDTICIVGVGLIGGSLAAAVQQRQLAARIIGVGRNLPRLQSAQQAGLIDDSVVDLSAAAAESDLIVFCTPVDKIVTGVREAAAHCRPGTLMTDGGSTKGAICAAVTGAMPADVHFVGAHPLAGSEKQGFEHANADLYQDRICVVTPHDDSDPVAVAQVSEFWRQVGMTVIEMSPEEHDNILAETSHVPHFVAAALAATLRDETRPFTSSGFRDTTRIAAGDEQLWAAIFQGNKTAMLAGLDQFETQLRELRGAIERDDPETLVESLRAAREKRESLE; encoded by the coding sequence ATGCCCCAATCCTCCCTCAAATCAACTGGCCGCTTCGATACGATTTGCATCGTGGGCGTTGGCCTCATCGGCGGGTCTCTAGCGGCTGCCGTTCAGCAACGACAGTTGGCCGCTCGGATCATCGGCGTCGGCCGCAACTTGCCGCGACTACAATCGGCGCAACAGGCTGGATTGATCGACGACAGTGTTGTTGATCTATCCGCGGCCGCTGCCGAGTCGGACTTGATTGTGTTTTGTACCCCCGTGGACAAGATCGTCACCGGAGTGCGCGAAGCTGCGGCGCATTGCCGTCCCGGCACGTTGATGACCGATGGTGGGAGCACGAAAGGGGCGATCTGCGCCGCTGTCACCGGGGCAATGCCAGCCGATGTGCATTTTGTCGGTGCGCATCCATTGGCAGGCTCTGAGAAACAAGGTTTCGAACACGCCAATGCCGACCTTTATCAAGACCGCATCTGCGTCGTCACGCCGCACGACGACAGCGATCCGGTTGCGGTCGCCCAAGTGAGCGAGTTCTGGCGGCAGGTTGGAATGACGGTGATCGAAATGTCGCCGGAGGAGCATGACAACATTCTTGCCGAAACGAGCCACGTGCCCCACTTCGTCGCAGCGGCCTTGGCGGCAACGCTCCGCGACGAAACCCGTCCGTTTACCTCCAGCGGGTTTCGCGACACAACCCGAATTGCCGCCGGCGATGAACAGTTGTGGGCTGCTATCTTCCAAGGCAACAAAACAGCCATGTTGGCCGGATTGGACCAGTTCGAGACGCAACTGCGAGAATTGCGCGGCGCCATTGAGCGGGACGATCCCGAAACATTGGTCGAATCCCTCCGCGCTGCCCGCGAGAAACGGGAATCGCTGGAATAA
- a CDS encoding 6-phosphofructokinase → MKRIAILTAGGDTPALNATIYGAVERANALKIEVVGIIRGFYGVLSTHVPHLVLNPLLSTIPELDPCLGGTILGASRAYVDPADKESVDLVASRLQRLGVDGLICIGGDGTLNGMQPLSERFPCVLAPKTIDNDLGLNYLDEPNEWTRVETETPGKFRYEKKQGHPDLNLDEMINYVTPGYATAVYVAAGGIERIRTTAEGHRRIAIVEVMGRDSGFIALGSAYGQPDIVLMPEFPIEFERLTQRVRELYDLQKHVVIVIGEGVRDADGQPLGAKKKTFDPAGNVLFSGAAEHLKDMLDESMGNEFFTARQRHETAASAIFTRKLGHTQRGGRPISFDRFYGSQLGGKAIELLAEGRNNCVATLQWSSEHGFQLDSIEANILRDKWQLIHARQVHPAFYDAKRFQLSKLGKQYLLPIFTDAIGMDDIENIRAELFNSGKLSTRYQSVNIGIQKRLRYLEPRAPLGGQ, encoded by the coding sequence ATGAAACGCATCGCCATCCTAACGGCCGGGGGAGATACTCCGGCGCTGAACGCCACGATCTATGGAGCGGTGGAGCGGGCTAACGCACTGAAAATCGAAGTCGTAGGAATTATCCGCGGTTTTTACGGCGTGCTCAGTACCCACGTTCCACATTTGGTGCTGAATCCGCTGTTAAGCACCATTCCGGAGTTGGACCCGTGCTTAGGAGGGACAATTTTGGGGGCTTCGCGAGCTTATGTCGATCCCGCTGACAAGGAGTCGGTCGACCTCGTCGCAAGTCGTTTGCAGCGACTGGGAGTTGACGGCTTAATCTGTATTGGTGGCGACGGCACGCTCAATGGCATGCAACCACTGTCAGAGCGGTTTCCTTGCGTGCTGGCCCCGAAAACCATCGATAACGATTTGGGGCTGAACTATCTTGACGAGCCGAATGAATGGACGCGCGTTGAGACCGAGACTCCCGGAAAATTCCGCTACGAAAAAAAACAAGGCCATCCTGACCTCAATCTCGACGAGATGATTAACTACGTCACCCCGGGGTATGCCACAGCCGTGTATGTCGCCGCCGGAGGGATTGAACGGATCCGCACCACGGCCGAAGGACATCGCCGGATTGCGATTGTCGAAGTCATGGGCCGCGACTCGGGCTTCATCGCACTCGGTTCGGCTTATGGACAACCGGACATCGTATTGATGCCGGAGTTTCCGATCGAGTTTGAACGATTGACGCAACGAGTCCGCGAATTATACGACCTGCAGAAACATGTAGTGATTGTCATTGGGGAAGGAGTCCGCGATGCGGACGGCCAACCACTGGGAGCTAAGAAGAAGACATTTGACCCCGCGGGCAATGTGCTGTTCAGTGGAGCGGCCGAACACCTGAAAGATATGCTCGACGAATCGATGGGGAACGAATTCTTCACCGCCCGACAGCGGCATGAAACGGCTGCGTCGGCGATCTTTACTCGGAAACTCGGTCATACCCAGCGGGGCGGTCGGCCGATCTCGTTTGACCGGTTTTACGGTTCACAACTGGGAGGCAAAGCGATCGAACTGTTGGCAGAGGGACGCAACAACTGCGTGGCGACTTTGCAATGGTCCAGCGAACACGGCTTTCAGTTGGATTCGATCGAAGCCAATATCCTGCGCGACAAATGGCAACTCATCCACGCCCGACAAGTGCACCCGGCATTTTACGACGCAAAGCGGTTCCAACTCTCGAAGTTGGGTAAACAATATTTGCTGCCGATCTTTACCGATGCAATCGGGATGGACGACATCGAAAATATTCGAGCGGAATTGTTCAATTCCGGCAAATTGTCGACTCGCTATCAGAGCGTGAACATCGGCATTCAAAAACGGTTGAGATACCTCGAACCCCGCGCTCCGTTGGGAGGGCAATAA
- the purL gene encoding phosphoribosylformylglycinamidine synthase subunit PurL, translated as MLWEVEIEPADGQVDREGNRVLQECRVLGAASVSDVRTARSFLIQGELDADNVNRVAESLLADTVVETFRVHRLDGADGTMCGGAKLLNVLYKPGVTDNIANSAQKAMSGLGFDTEAVRTCRKYWLNENADDAEVTRVSEKILANDAIEQVIAGALRMENLGIGSEYQFDLITVPIRTMSDDDLERLSREGQLYLNLTEMQTIQAHFRELDRDATDVELETVAQTWSEHCSHKTLGGRVRYNDGKTERLFENMLKETIFAATVKIREDLGDDDWCISVFKDNAGIITFDDEQHVCFKVETHNHPSALEPYGGANTGIGGVIRDPLGTGLGAKPICNTDVFCFAPPDVSYDDLPPGVLHPKAVAQGVVAGVRDYGNRMGIPTVNGAVYFDERYLGNPLVYCGNVAMIPVGKEDKQVYPGDLIVSVGGRTGRDGIHGATFSSAELTEHSETLSGGAVQIGNPITEKMVADVILDARDQGLYTAITDCGAGGFSSAVGEMGEELGAEVWLDKAPLKYTGLSYTEIWISEAQERMVLSVPPENWQKFHDLCAAEGVEATAIGEFQDTGRLVLKYDGEQVADLSMDFLHNGRPPVIREATFVPASSSTKDLPIKVDYNSDLKQILGSLNVCSKEWVIRQYDHEVQAGSVIKPLVGVQNDGPSDAAVVRPDLQSQRGLVISCGLNPHYGDIDPYWMAASAIDEAVRNCVAVGADPTKIAVLDNFCWGNTDKPETLGSLVRAALACYDVAVAYGTPFISGKDSLYNEFSFVDEAGDKQTVAIPSTLLISALGQTDDVRKSVSMDLKQADNVLYQVGATKNELGGSHYCLVNDITGGAVPQVDTDMAPKIFQALHQAIHTGLIRSCHDLSEGGLAAAVAEMSFAGELGAEIWLAALGEAGRCDDDIVLLFSESNTRFVIEVPPDSQKQLESIFEGLPLTEIGIVNNGPNVMFRGIRGYGAIDTPWRDLKASWQQPLAWD; from the coding sequence ATGCTTTGGGAAGTAGAAATTGAACCGGCCGACGGCCAGGTGGATCGTGAAGGCAACCGGGTCCTGCAAGAATGCCGCGTGCTCGGAGCCGCCTCGGTCAGCGACGTGCGCACCGCACGCTCGTTTTTGATTCAAGGTGAACTCGACGCCGACAATGTGAACCGCGTTGCCGAGTCGTTGTTGGCCGATACGGTCGTGGAAACTTTCCGCGTGCATCGGCTGGATGGGGCTGACGGGACGATGTGCGGCGGCGCGAAGTTGCTCAACGTGCTCTACAAGCCGGGCGTGACCGACAATATCGCCAACAGCGCCCAAAAAGCGATGTCGGGACTGGGGTTTGATACGGAGGCCGTCCGGACCTGCCGCAAGTATTGGCTGAACGAGAACGCAGACGATGCAGAAGTGACGCGCGTCTCAGAAAAAATTCTGGCCAACGACGCCATCGAACAAGTCATCGCCGGCGCGCTGCGGATGGAAAATTTGGGGATCGGCAGCGAGTATCAATTCGATTTGATCACTGTCCCAATCCGCACCATGTCGGATGACGACCTTGAACGGTTGAGCCGCGAAGGCCAGTTGTATCTGAATCTGACGGAAATGCAGACAATCCAAGCACACTTCCGTGAATTGGACCGTGACGCGACCGACGTCGAGTTGGAAACCGTCGCCCAAACGTGGAGCGAACATTGTTCGCACAAGACGCTCGGCGGCCGCGTCCGTTACAACGACGGCAAGACGGAGCGGTTGTTCGAGAATATGCTCAAGGAGACAATCTTCGCGGCGACGGTAAAAATCCGCGAAGACTTGGGAGATGATGATTGGTGCATCAGCGTGTTTAAGGACAACGCCGGTATCATTACCTTCGACGACGAGCAACATGTCTGCTTCAAAGTTGAAACACACAACCATCCCTCGGCGCTGGAACCGTACGGCGGTGCCAATACTGGGATCGGCGGCGTGATTCGCGATCCGTTGGGAACGGGACTGGGTGCCAAACCGATCTGCAACACCGACGTGTTTTGTTTCGCACCGCCGGATGTATCCTATGACGATCTCCCGCCGGGTGTGTTGCATCCCAAGGCAGTCGCGCAGGGAGTGGTCGCCGGGGTGCGAGATTATGGCAACCGCATGGGTATTCCGACGGTCAACGGCGCCGTTTATTTCGACGAACGTTACCTCGGCAATCCGCTCGTCTATTGCGGCAACGTAGCGATGATTCCGGTCGGCAAAGAGGACAAACAGGTCTATCCGGGAGATTTGATTGTCTCTGTTGGGGGACGCACAGGTCGCGACGGAATTCATGGCGCGACATTTTCTTCCGCGGAATTGACCGAACATAGCGAAACGCTGTCCGGTGGAGCCGTGCAGATTGGGAATCCCATCACCGAGAAAATGGTGGCCGATGTGATTCTTGATGCGCGCGATCAAGGCCTATATACGGCCATCACAGATTGTGGCGCCGGCGGCTTTAGTAGCGCGGTTGGTGAAATGGGTGAGGAGTTGGGAGCTGAGGTTTGGTTGGACAAAGCCCCGCTGAAATACACGGGTCTGTCTTACACCGAGATTTGGATTTCCGAAGCGCAAGAGCGGATGGTGCTGTCTGTGCCGCCGGAGAATTGGCAAAAGTTCCATGACCTGTGCGCCGCTGAAGGAGTCGAAGCGACAGCCATCGGCGAATTCCAAGACACCGGTCGCTTGGTGCTCAAATACGATGGCGAGCAGGTGGCGGATTTGTCGATGGACTTCCTCCACAACGGCCGCCCGCCGGTGATCCGTGAAGCGACTTTTGTCCCGGCAAGTTCCAGCACCAAGGACTTGCCCATTAAGGTCGACTACAACAGCGACCTGAAACAGATTCTCGGCTCGCTGAATGTTTGCAGCAAAGAATGGGTGATTCGACAGTACGACCACGAAGTGCAAGCAGGCAGCGTGATCAAACCGCTCGTTGGCGTGCAAAACGATGGACCGTCGGACGCAGCTGTGGTGCGCCCCGACCTGCAATCCCAGCGAGGCTTGGTGATTTCCTGTGGGTTGAATCCGCATTACGGCGACATTGATCCTTACTGGATGGCGGCGTCGGCGATTGACGAAGCGGTGCGGAATTGTGTCGCCGTCGGTGCTGATCCGACTAAGATCGCCGTGCTGGATAATTTCTGTTGGGGCAATACTGACAAGCCAGAAACCCTGGGCAGCTTGGTCCGAGCAGCACTGGCTTGTTACGACGTGGCCGTTGCTTACGGCACGCCGTTTATCAGCGGCAAAGATAGCTTGTACAACGAATTCTCCTTCGTTGACGAAGCAGGCGACAAACAAACGGTGGCGATTCCCAGCACGCTGCTGATCAGCGCGTTGGGGCAAACCGACGACGTCCGTAAGTCGGTCAGCATGGACCTCAAACAAGCGGACAACGTGTTGTACCAAGTCGGCGCGACGAAAAACGAACTGGGGGGCAGCCACTATTGCCTCGTCAACGACATCACCGGTGGGGCAGTTCCGCAGGTGGATACGGACATGGCTCCCAAAATTTTCCAAGCCCTGCATCAGGCCATTCATACGGGGCTGATCCGCAGTTGTCACGACCTCAGCGAAGGGGGCTTAGCGGCGGCGGTTGCGGAGATGAGTTTCGCCGGCGAATTGGGAGCGGAAATTTGGTTGGCCGCATTGGGCGAAGCGGGACGCTGCGACGACGACATCGTGCTGTTGTTTTCTGAAAGCAATACGCGGTTCGTGATTGAAGTCCCGCCCGATAGCCAGAAGCAATTGGAGTCGATTTTCGAGGGTCTACCGTTGACAGAAATCGGCATTGTCAACAATGGTCCCAATGTCATGTTCCGCGGCATCCGAGGTTATGGCGCGATTGACACGCCGTGGCGGGACCTGAAAGCGAGTTGGCAACAACCGTTGGCATGGGATTGA
- a CDS encoding mandelate racemase/muconate lactonizing enzyme family protein — protein MKIAKIETYPVQIPLKPQRRMKSSLGQHIVSPYLIVKVVTDTGLEGVGEATVMPRWSGETVWSAEALVKHILAPQVIGRDPEDIPGLAQAMDRAAQHNWFTKSAIEMACWDINGKAAGKPVYELLGGAVRPLTFRCRFSLGAYEPDRARRRAEELIAEGFETIKVKVGGDPAADIERVRIVREVAGPQRDIVIDANCGWDAETAISACHEMRDLNIDVFEQPTPDGDYAALARVRRKIEPEVMADDICFNMIHAQELVRNDCCDVISLYPGKQGGIQKCVDIIEFAEENGVACSIGSNLEWDIATAAMGHVIVACQNMQVEKYPGDVLGPDYHQVRIAKNPIQIEGPLVTITDAPGLGIDVDWDIVEQHRM, from the coding sequence ATGAAAATCGCAAAAATCGAAACCTACCCCGTCCAGATTCCTCTCAAACCCCAGCGGCGCATGAAGTCGTCACTCGGGCAGCACATTGTGTCGCCCTACTTGATCGTTAAGGTCGTGACGGACACCGGTCTCGAAGGGGTTGGCGAAGCGACTGTTATGCCGCGGTGGAGTGGAGAAACGGTGTGGAGCGCCGAAGCGCTCGTCAAACATATTCTGGCGCCGCAAGTGATTGGCCGCGACCCGGAGGATATTCCCGGACTGGCGCAAGCAATGGATCGCGCGGCGCAACACAACTGGTTTACAAAATCCGCGATTGAAATGGCCTGTTGGGACATCAACGGCAAAGCGGCCGGCAAGCCGGTCTATGAATTGCTTGGGGGAGCGGTGCGGCCGTTGACGTTTCGCTGTCGGTTTTCGTTGGGGGCGTATGAACCGGATCGTGCGCGACGGCGGGCGGAGGAACTTATTGCTGAAGGCTTTGAGACCATTAAAGTCAAAGTCGGCGGAGATCCGGCGGCCGATATCGAACGGGTGCGAATTGTCCGCGAAGTCGCCGGTCCGCAGCGCGATATTGTGATCGACGCCAACTGCGGTTGGGATGCTGAGACGGCAATCTCGGCCTGCCACGAGATGCGGGACCTGAATATCGATGTGTTTGAGCAACCCACTCCCGATGGCGACTACGCCGCCTTGGCCCGTGTCCGCCGTAAAATCGAACCCGAAGTGATGGCCGACGACATTTGCTTCAACATGATTCACGCCCAAGAGTTGGTCCGCAACGATTGTTGCGATGTGATCAGCCTGTATCCCGGCAAGCAGGGGGGCATTCAAAAGTGCGTCGATATTATTGAATTCGCCGAAGAAAACGGCGTCGCCTGCAGCATCGGTTCCAACTTAGAATGGGACATTGCCACCGCCGCCATGGGGCATGTGATTGTCGCCTGCCAAAACATGCAGGTCGAGAAATACCCCGGCGACGTACTGGGGCCCGACTATCACCAAGTCCGCATCGCCAAGAACCCCATCCAAATCGAAGGCCCGCTGGTCACCATCACCGATGCACCCGGCTTGGGTATCGATGTCGATTGGGATATTGTCGAACAACACCGCATGTAA